The following coding sequences are from one Verrucosispora sp. WMMD573 window:
- a CDS encoding YceD family protein, with protein MPKNSPTSLDPRSPLVLDTRELPRRPGALRTVERVVPAPSDLGVELIGVPEGVGLDLDLRMESVSEGVLVSGTVNGPIQGECSRCLREINDSVTVTIQELYAYENSTTDATTEEDEVGRMQGDLIDLEPALRDAVVLALPNNPLCRQDCPGLCPECGVHRDDLPADHSHQQIDPRWAGLSQLTRTEE; from the coding sequence ATGCCCAAGAACTCACCCACTTCACTCGACCCCAGGTCGCCGCTGGTCCTCGACACGAGGGAGCTGCCGCGTCGACCTGGTGCTCTGCGTACCGTCGAACGGGTGGTCCCGGCACCGTCGGACCTCGGCGTGGAGTTGATCGGCGTGCCGGAGGGCGTGGGCCTCGACCTCGATCTGCGGATGGAGTCGGTGTCCGAGGGTGTGCTCGTCTCGGGGACCGTCAACGGTCCGATCCAGGGCGAGTGCAGTCGCTGCCTGCGCGAGATCAACGACTCGGTGACGGTGACGATCCAGGAGCTGTACGCGTACGAGAACAGCACCACGGACGCCACCACCGAAGAGGACGAAGTGGGTCGAATGCAGGGAGACCTGATCGACCTGGAACCGGCGTTGCGGGACGCGGTGGTGCTCGCGCTGCCGAACAATCCGCTCTGCCGCCAGGACTGCCCAGGTCTGTGCCCCGAATGCGGGGTGCACCGGGACGATCTGCCGGCCGATCACAGCCACCAGCAGATCGACCCGCGTTGGGCGGGCCTGTCGCAACTGACCCGTACAGAGGAGTAA
- the rpmF gene encoding 50S ribosomal protein L32 — protein MAVPKRKMSRSNTRSRRANWKAAAVATVACPQCKSAKLPHAACSVCGTYNGRQVLEV, from the coding sequence GTGGCCGTCCCCAAGCGCAAGATGTCGCGCAGCAACACCCGGTCCCGCCGGGCGAACTGGAAGGCCGCGGCGGTCGCGACCGTCGCCTGCCCGCAGTGCAAGTCCGCGAAGCTGCCGCACGCCGCCTGCTCGGTCTGCGGCACCTACAACGGCCGCCAGGTCCTTGAGGTCTGA
- a CDS encoding phosphate acyltransferase PlsX produces the protein MAVDLLGGDEAPAVVVDGALRAVCDDPDLHLLLVGPTRAAGALIDALEPAQRDRITVRPSHSVVDMADEPSAARAETTVRAAVAAVRAGYADALVSAGSTGATVTAAALGLGRWPDVRRPALAAALPAVSGTVVLLDVGGSLEPNPATLARHAALGAAYAAVAHGVAAPRVGLLSVGTEPGKGDRARRLTDPMLSAAALPGEARYVGLVEGYDVCVGTRADVVVTDGFTGNVLLKAVEGAYAMAGGTPPGGGAPRAAALLGVAGTVVVCHGAARADDIASGIALAAHLWRRDATERVAALLAANRTDRTTDTEVRTS, from the coding sequence ATCGCCGTTGACCTCCTCGGCGGGGACGAGGCTCCCGCCGTCGTGGTGGACGGCGCTCTGCGGGCGGTGTGCGACGACCCGGACCTGCACCTGCTTCTCGTCGGGCCGACCAGGGCCGCCGGCGCGCTGATCGACGCCCTGGAACCGGCACAACGGGACCGGATCACGGTCCGCCCGTCGCACTCCGTCGTCGATATGGCCGACGAGCCCAGCGCGGCACGCGCCGAGACCACCGTCCGCGCGGCGGTGGCGGCGGTCCGTGCCGGGTACGCCGACGCGCTGGTCTCCGCCGGCTCCACCGGCGCGACCGTCACCGCCGCCGCCCTCGGCCTCGGCCGCTGGCCCGACGTGCGACGTCCGGCCCTCGCCGCCGCGCTGCCCGCCGTCTCCGGCACCGTCGTCCTGCTCGACGTCGGTGGCTCACTGGAACCGAACCCGGCGACTCTCGCCCGGCACGCCGCGCTGGGTGCCGCCTACGCCGCGGTCGCCCACGGCGTCGCCGCGCCCCGGGTGGGCCTGCTCTCCGTGGGCACCGAGCCCGGCAAGGGCGACCGCGCCCGGCGGCTCACCGATCCCATGCTCAGTGCGGCGGCACTGCCCGGCGAGGCCCGTTACGTCGGGCTCGTCGAGGGGTACGACGTCTGCGTCGGCACGCGGGCCGATGTGGTGGTCACCGACGGTTTCACCGGTAACGTGCTGCTCAAAGCCGTCGAAGGCGCGTACGCCATGGCCGGCGGGACGCCGCCTGGTGGCGGCGCGCCCAGGGCGGCGGCGCTGCTCGGCGTGGCCGGCACCGTCGTCGTCTGCCACGGTGCCGCCCGCGCCGATGACATCGCCTCCGGCATCGCCCTGGCCGCCCACCTCTGGCGGCGCGACGCCACCGAGCGGGTCGCCGCGCTGCTCGCCGCGAACCGCACCGATCGCACGACCGACACCGAGGTACGCACATCATGA
- the rnc gene encoding ribonuclease III, with product MSNDKRRRPAIGHLEAAFGVSLDPELLERALTHRSYAYENGGLPTNERLEFLGDSVLGVVITTALFENHPDLPEGQLAKLRASVVNMRALADVARGLGPDGLGPYLLLGKGEETTGGRDKASILADTLEALLGAIYLQYGLDTAAIVIHRLFDPLMAESAGRGAALDWKTSLQELTAALGLGVPEYRIEGTGPDHLKTFTAWVVVAGNRYGGADGRSKKEAEQRAAESAWRTLTEQAEATDDGQAETIADGSADERVNAAVDGQRDLVGEVEAPAHHA from the coding sequence ATGAGCAACGACAAGCGTCGGCGGCCGGCAATCGGCCACCTGGAGGCCGCCTTCGGCGTCTCACTGGATCCGGAACTGCTGGAACGTGCCCTCACCCACCGTTCGTACGCGTATGAGAACGGCGGGCTGCCCACCAACGAGCGGCTGGAGTTCCTCGGCGACTCGGTGCTGGGCGTGGTGATCACCACCGCGCTCTTCGAGAACCACCCCGACCTGCCGGAGGGTCAGCTCGCGAAGCTGCGGGCCAGCGTGGTCAACATGCGCGCGCTCGCCGACGTGGCACGCGGCCTGGGCCCGGACGGGCTCGGCCCCTACCTGCTGCTCGGCAAGGGCGAGGAGACCACCGGCGGTCGGGACAAGGCCAGCATCCTCGCCGACACCCTCGAAGCGTTGCTCGGCGCGATCTACCTCCAGTACGGCCTGGACACCGCCGCCATCGTGATCCACCGGTTGTTCGACCCGCTGATGGCCGAGTCCGCCGGCCGGGGCGCCGCGCTGGACTGGAAGACCAGCCTCCAGGAACTGACCGCCGCGCTCGGCCTCGGCGTCCCGGAATACCGGATCGAGGGCACCGGACCCGATCACCTGAAGACCTTCACCGCCTGGGTGGTGGTCGCCGGCAACCGGTACGGCGGCGCCGACGGACGGAGCAAGAAGGAGGCCGAGCAACGGGCCGCGGAATCGGCTTGGCGGACCCTCACCGAGCAGGCTGAGGCGACCGACGACGGCCAGGCCGAGACGATTGCCGACGGCTCGGCCGACGAGCGGGTGAACGCGGCGGTGGACGGCCAGCGGGACCTGGTGGGCGAGGTCGAAGCCCCGGCCCACCATGCCTGA
- the mutM gene encoding bifunctional DNA-formamidopyrimidine glycosylase/DNA-(apurinic or apyrimidinic site) lyase: MPELPEVETVRQGLSRWVTGRRIDSVEVRHPRAVRRHVPGGAHFADVLTGRKVLDVRRRGKYLWLPLDSGDAVVGHLGMSGQLLLQPMDAPDETHLRVRFRFDDGGPELRFVDQRTFGGLSVSEGGGTLPAEIAHIARDPLDPEFSDAEFVAALRRRRTEVKRALLDQSLISGVGNIYADEALWRAGLHGTRSTDALTGPAAQRLLAHVRDVLGEAITAGGTSFDALYVNVNGESGYFDRSLNAYGREGQPCPRCGAPIRREAFMNRSSYSCPRCQPRPRPRP, encoded by the coding sequence ATGCCTGAGCTGCCGGAGGTGGAGACCGTCCGGCAGGGTCTGTCCCGCTGGGTCACCGGCCGCCGGATCGACAGCGTGGAGGTGCGCCACCCCCGGGCGGTTCGTCGGCATGTGCCGGGCGGGGCGCACTTCGCGGACGTGCTGACCGGCCGGAAGGTGCTCGACGTCCGTCGGCGCGGAAAGTACCTCTGGCTGCCGCTGGACAGCGGGGACGCCGTCGTCGGACACCTCGGGATGTCCGGGCAACTGCTGCTGCAACCGATGGACGCGCCCGACGAGACCCACCTGCGGGTCCGGTTCCGCTTCGACGATGGTGGGCCCGAGCTGCGCTTCGTCGACCAGCGCACGTTCGGCGGGCTCTCGGTCAGCGAGGGCGGCGGCACGCTGCCGGCGGAGATCGCCCACATCGCCCGCGACCCGCTGGACCCGGAGTTCTCCGACGCGGAGTTCGTGGCCGCGCTGCGTCGGCGGCGTACCGAGGTGAAGCGGGCGCTGCTCGACCAGAGCCTGATCTCCGGCGTGGGCAACATCTACGCCGACGAGGCGCTGTGGCGGGCCGGGCTGCACGGCACCCGGTCCACCGACGCGCTGACCGGCCCGGCCGCCCAGCGGCTGCTCGCGCACGTGCGGGACGTCCTCGGCGAGGCGATCACGGCGGGCGGCACCAGCTTCGACGCCCTCTACGTCAACGTCAACGGCGAGAGTGGCTACTTCGACCGGTCGTTGAACGCGTACGGACGCGAGGGGCAGCCCTGCCCCCGCTGCGGCGCCCCGATCCGCCGCGAGGCGTTCATGAACCGGTCGTCCTACAGCTGCCCCCGCTGCCAACCCCGCCCCCGCCCCCGCCCCTGA
- a CDS encoding endo alpha-1,4 polygalactosaminidase — protein sequence MRYGLGGRPARWMHRRALPAGLTFTLLVTAAACRPDLTPPGAPTSWPSSSARHWQWQWQLDGVLDPDVEADVFVLDPVDTTAAQTAELRSRDRRLVCQVHIGSVRPADPDADRYPARVRGATIARSGRVWLDVRRWDVLRPVLADRFRLCRGKGFGAVVFADADGYDQRSGFALEFDDQLAFNRRVATLARSLDLSPGLLGDLAQVTALAPDFDFAVNEECVRLGECDKLLPFADAGKPVFHVEYTGATTEFCVTSVGYGFASIRKNRTLDAWRLPCPSP from the coding sequence ATGCGGTACGGCCTGGGCGGGCGACCGGCGCGGTGGATGCACCGCCGGGCGCTGCCGGCCGGCCTGACGTTCACGCTGCTGGTCACGGCTGCCGCCTGTCGGCCTGACCTCACCCCGCCCGGGGCGCCGACCAGTTGGCCGAGCAGCTCGGCGCGGCACTGGCAGTGGCAGTGGCAGTTGGACGGAGTGCTCGATCCGGACGTCGAGGCGGACGTGTTCGTCCTGGACCCGGTCGACACCACCGCCGCACAGACCGCCGAGTTGCGCTCCCGGGACCGTCGGCTGGTCTGCCAGGTGCACATCGGGTCGGTGCGTCCGGCCGACCCCGACGCCGACCGCTACCCGGCCCGGGTGCGCGGGGCGACGATCGCGCGCAGCGGGCGCGTCTGGTTGGACGTACGCCGGTGGGACGTCCTGCGGCCGGTGCTGGCCGACCGGTTCCGGCTCTGCCGCGGCAAGGGTTTCGGCGCGGTGGTGTTCGCCGACGCCGACGGCTACGACCAGCGGTCCGGATTCGCGCTGGAGTTCGACGACCAGTTGGCGTTCAACCGTCGGGTCGCCACGCTGGCCCGCTCGCTCGACCTCTCCCCCGGCCTGCTCGGCGACTTGGCGCAGGTCACCGCGCTGGCACCGGACTTCGACTTCGCCGTCAACGAGGAGTGCGTACGGCTCGGCGAGTGCGACAAGCTGCTGCCCTTCGCCGACGCCGGTAAACCGGTGTTCCATGTGGAGTACACCGGCGCCACCACCGAGTTCTGTGTGACAAGCGTCGGCTACGGCTTCGCCTCGATCCGCAAGAACCGCACCCTGGACGCCTGGCGCCTGCCCTGCCCGTCCCCCTGA
- a CDS encoding CAP domain-containing protein encodes MHGWNDPIDPEHTPRRAEPPTDDPVWLTDRPAPRSSYLFGDDPEGPADGWYRDQPTEHWRSDATQSYQATEAHRPAEQSYPTAGQDWYDTSGSFHHETGSSRQENGSFRQETGRHHRDDDLTTVHAADWPTHHVSPQESPYAYDDRLDRYADQAVGYPDRSSAYAEPVVLPHYGPQTGHREVAGVDEPPLEPTTRARRSRRLPRPLVMGGAAAAATLVVSIGVAALALPGDDDPTNSTAGEAPVASAPAAPEEDAALALDLPESQSPSATPSPSASPSTATASPSPSRTTRPEPTPSRSTAPSRLSADRQGSPSRAASASPSPPSGDVASEAAEVVSLVNTERAKAGCGALSIDDKLMTAAQRHSQDQADNRNMSHTGSDGSDPGDRIDRVDYAWRTYGENVAWNQRTPAAVMDAWMNSDGHRANILNCAFTEIGVGVASSNGPYWTQVFAAPR; translated from the coding sequence GTGCACGGCTGGAATGATCCGATCGACCCGGAGCACACCCCGCGGCGGGCGGAACCACCGACCGACGACCCGGTCTGGTTGACCGACCGGCCGGCGCCACGGTCGTCCTACCTGTTCGGCGACGATCCGGAGGGCCCGGCCGACGGGTGGTACCGCGACCAGCCGACCGAGCACTGGCGGTCCGACGCCACGCAGTCCTACCAGGCGACGGAGGCGCACCGGCCGGCGGAGCAGTCGTACCCGACGGCGGGTCAGGACTGGTACGACACCTCGGGCTCGTTCCACCACGAGACCGGCTCGTCTCGCCAGGAAAACGGCTCGTTCCGCCAGGAGACCGGGCGGCACCACCGCGACGACGACCTCACCACCGTCCATGCCGCCGACTGGCCCACGCACCACGTGTCGCCGCAGGAGAGCCCGTACGCCTACGATGATCGGCTCGACCGGTACGCCGATCAGGCCGTCGGGTACCCCGACCGGAGCAGTGCGTATGCCGAACCGGTCGTCCTCCCTCACTACGGGCCGCAGACCGGGCACCGGGAGGTGGCCGGGGTCGACGAGCCGCCGCTCGAACCGACCACCCGGGCCCGTCGGTCCCGCCGGCTGCCGCGTCCCCTGGTGATGGGTGGCGCGGCCGCAGCCGCCACCCTCGTGGTGAGCATCGGCGTCGCGGCCCTCGCGCTGCCCGGTGACGACGACCCCACCAACTCCACGGCCGGCGAGGCACCGGTCGCCAGCGCGCCCGCCGCGCCGGAGGAGGACGCGGCGCTGGCGCTCGACCTGCCCGAGAGCCAGAGCCCGAGCGCCACTCCCAGCCCCAGCGCCTCGCCCAGCACCGCGACGGCGTCGCCGTCACCGAGCCGGACGACCCGGCCCGAGCCCACGCCCTCGCGCAGCACGGCCCCCTCCCGGCTCAGCGCCGACCGCCAGGGCAGCCCGAGCCGGGCCGCCTCGGCCAGCCCGTCGCCGCCCTCCGGCGACGTCGCCTCGGAAGCGGCCGAGGTGGTCTCGTTGGTCAACACCGAGCGGGCGAAGGCCGGATGCGGCGCGCTGAGCATCGACGACAAGCTGATGACCGCGGCCCAGCGGCACAGCCAGGACCAGGCCGACAACCGGAACATGTCGCACACCGGCAGCGACGGCAGCGATCCCGGCGACCGGATCGACCGGGTCGACTACGCCTGGCGCACGTACGGTGAGAACGTCGCCTGGAACCAGCGGACGCCGGCGGCCGTCATGGACGCCTGGATGAACAGCGACGGACACCGGGCCAACATCCTCAACTGCGCCTTCACCGAGATCGGCGTCGGCGTGGCGAGTAGCAACGGCCCGTACTGGACGCAGGTGTTCGCCGCACCACGCTGA
- the smc gene encoding chromosome segregation protein SMC translates to MHLKSLTVKGFKSFASATTLKLEPGITCVVGPNGSGKSNVVDAIAWVLGEQGAKALRGGKMEDVIFAGTAGRAPLGRAEVTLTIDNTDGALPIEYTEVSITRRMFRSGESEYEINGDSCRLLDIQELLSDSGIGREMHIIVGQGRLDGMLHAKPEDRRAFIEEAAGVLKHRKRKEKALRKLDAMQTNLNRLTDLTAELRRQLKPLGRQAEVARRAAVIQANLRDARLRLLADDLATLRTTLDKEIADETALRQRREQVEAEHAEVQSRLGELEEALASDAPLLAAAQDTWYKLSALQERFRSIEQLAVERLRHLTATPDDERPGRDPEQLEAEAERVREQEEELRAALTDDQVRLAEAVEHRQELERQLAAAERELVAAAKAIADRREGLARLTGQVNSARARTTSAGEEIERLAAAHTDAMARAERAQAELDAVAEQSTEADRDNADLDARHAEAVAAQEQAQATVRSLSDAERAAEKDAATWKAREEALALGLRRKDGAGALLARADEVPGLLGGLAGLLTVAPGHEAALAAALGGLADAVAVTGVDEAVEAMRLLKISDAGRAGLLVGSPAGPGMSGPADALRPKLPDGAHWAPDLVECDAQIRPAVYRALRDVVLVADLSAATEVVSANPELRAVTREGDVVGAYAAAGGSAKAPSYIEVQAAVEEARANRLAAERTSAELRDQLVEARAEVATAKEAVQHAAAAKREAESHRNAAARRLAELGAAARSAKAETDRLGESRSRAEAARERDLTSLAELEERLRLAEATPLDAEPSTEERDQFAAMVPQARQNEMEVRLAVRTAEERVASIAGRADSLRRQAGAERAARERAAARRAARTRGAAIARAVAGGARTALTQLTSSIARAEEHRDAVARERATREAELQEVRAAAKRFGAELERLTSQVHRDEVARAEQRLRIEQLEAKAAEDFGLTVEALVAEYGPSQLVPPTEAEVAAAERDDLPVPEPVRYERPVQEKRAAKAERELALLGKVNPLALEEFAALEERYKFLSEQLEDLKATRRDLLTVVKDVDERILEVFASAFADTAREFEQVFTVLFPGGEGRLILTDPDDLLTTGVEVEARPPGKKIKRLSLLSGGERSLTAVAMLVAIFRARPSPFYIMDEVEAALDDVNLGRLITLLAQLREKSQLIVITHQKRTMEIADALYGVTMRGGVTQVISQRLNRADGDDERQGRGEENG, encoded by the coding sequence GTGCATCTCAAGAGCCTGACGGTGAAGGGCTTCAAGTCTTTCGCCTCCGCGACGACGCTCAAGCTGGAGCCGGGGATCACCTGCGTGGTGGGCCCGAACGGCTCGGGCAAGTCCAACGTCGTCGACGCCATCGCCTGGGTGCTCGGCGAGCAGGGCGCCAAGGCGCTGCGTGGCGGGAAGATGGAGGACGTCATCTTCGCCGGCACCGCCGGGCGAGCCCCGCTGGGCCGAGCCGAGGTGACCCTCACCATCGACAACACCGACGGCGCGCTGCCGATCGAGTACACCGAGGTCTCGATCACCCGCCGGATGTTCCGCTCCGGCGAGAGCGAATACGAGATCAACGGCGATTCGTGCCGACTGCTCGACATTCAGGAGCTGCTGTCGGACTCCGGCATCGGCCGGGAGATGCACATCATCGTCGGGCAGGGCCGGCTCGACGGGATGCTGCACGCCAAGCCGGAAGACCGGCGGGCGTTCATCGAGGAGGCGGCCGGCGTCCTCAAGCACCGCAAGCGCAAGGAAAAGGCGCTGCGCAAGCTCGACGCGATGCAGACCAACCTCAACCGGCTCACCGACCTCACCGCCGAGCTGCGCCGACAGCTCAAACCCCTCGGCCGGCAGGCCGAGGTGGCCCGTCGGGCCGCCGTCATCCAGGCCAACCTGCGCGACGCCCGGCTGCGGCTGCTCGCCGACGACCTCGCCACTCTGCGGACCACGCTGGACAAGGAGATCGCGGACGAGACCGCGCTTCGGCAGCGGCGTGAGCAGGTCGAGGCCGAGCACGCCGAGGTGCAGTCCCGCCTCGGCGAGTTGGAGGAGGCGTTGGCCTCCGACGCCCCACTGCTGGCCGCCGCCCAGGACACCTGGTACAAGCTTTCTGCGTTGCAGGAGCGGTTCCGCTCCATCGAGCAGCTCGCCGTCGAACGGCTGCGGCACCTGACCGCCACGCCGGACGACGAGCGCCCGGGTCGTGACCCGGAGCAGCTGGAGGCCGAGGCCGAACGGGTCCGCGAGCAGGAGGAGGAGCTGCGCGCGGCACTCACCGACGACCAGGTCCGGCTCGCCGAGGCGGTCGAGCACCGCCAGGAGCTGGAGCGGCAGCTTGCCGCCGCCGAGCGGGAACTGGTCGCCGCCGCGAAGGCCATCGCGGACCGGCGGGAGGGCCTGGCCCGGTTGACCGGGCAGGTGAACTCTGCCCGGGCGCGGACCACAAGCGCCGGTGAGGAGATCGAGCGGCTCGCCGCCGCGCACACCGACGCGATGGCGCGTGCCGAGCGGGCCCAGGCCGAGCTGGACGCGGTCGCCGAGCAGTCCACCGAGGCGGACCGCGACAACGCCGACCTGGACGCCCGGCACGCCGAGGCCGTCGCCGCCCAGGAACAGGCTCAGGCCACGGTCCGGTCCCTGTCGGACGCGGAACGGGCGGCGGAGAAGGACGCCGCGACCTGGAAGGCCCGGGAGGAGGCGCTCGCCCTGGGCCTGCGCCGCAAGGACGGCGCCGGGGCCCTGTTGGCCCGCGCCGATGAGGTGCCCGGCCTGTTGGGCGGCCTCGCCGGCCTGCTCACGGTGGCGCCGGGCCACGAAGCGGCGCTCGCCGCGGCGCTCGGCGGGCTGGCCGACGCGGTCGCGGTGACCGGCGTGGACGAGGCCGTCGAGGCGATGCGGCTGCTGAAGATCTCCGACGCCGGGCGGGCCGGCCTGCTCGTCGGCAGTCCCGCCGGGCCGGGCATGTCCGGCCCGGCCGACGCGTTGCGTCCGAAACTGCCCGACGGCGCGCACTGGGCACCCGACCTGGTCGAATGCGACGCCCAGATCCGGCCTGCGGTGTACCGGGCGCTGCGGGACGTGGTGCTGGTGGCGGACCTGTCCGCCGCCACCGAGGTGGTAAGCGCGAATCCTGAACTGCGGGCGGTCACCCGCGAGGGCGACGTGGTGGGCGCGTACGCGGCGGCCGGCGGGTCGGCGAAGGCACCGAGTTACATCGAGGTGCAGGCGGCTGTCGAGGAGGCCCGGGCCAATCGGCTGGCTGCCGAGCGGACCAGCGCCGAACTGCGGGATCAGCTGGTCGAGGCGCGTGCCGAGGTGGCCACGGCCAAGGAGGCGGTGCAGCACGCCGCGGCGGCCAAGCGGGAGGCGGAGAGCCACCGCAACGCCGCGGCACGGCGGCTCGCCGAGCTGGGTGCCGCCGCCCGATCGGCGAAGGCGGAGACCGACCGCCTCGGTGAGTCCCGATCGCGCGCCGAGGCGGCCCGGGAACGGGACCTGACCAGCCTGGCCGAACTGGAGGAGCGACTGCGGTTGGCCGAGGCCACCCCGCTCGACGCGGAACCCTCCACTGAGGAACGTGACCAGTTCGCCGCCATGGTGCCGCAGGCCCGACAGAACGAGATGGAGGTCCGGCTCGCGGTGCGTACCGCCGAGGAGCGGGTCGCCTCGATCGCCGGACGGGCCGACTCGCTGCGCCGGCAGGCCGGTGCCGAGCGGGCGGCCCGGGAACGGGCGGCGGCCCGGCGCGCGGCGCGCACCCGGGGCGCCGCCATCGCCCGCGCGGTGGCCGGTGGCGCGCGGACGGCGTTGACCCAGCTGACCAGCAGCATCGCGCGGGCCGAGGAGCACCGCGACGCGGTGGCGCGGGAACGGGCCACCCGCGAGGCGGAGCTACAGGAGGTGCGGGCCGCCGCGAAGAGGTTCGGTGCGGAGCTGGAGCGGCTCACCAGCCAGGTGCACCGGGACGAGGTCGCCCGGGCCGAGCAGCGGTTGCGCATCGAGCAGTTGGAGGCCAAGGCCGCCGAGGACTTCGGCCTGACGGTCGAGGCCCTGGTCGCCGAGTACGGCCCGAGTCAGCTGGTGCCGCCCACCGAGGCCGAGGTGGCCGCCGCCGAGCGGGACGACCTGCCGGTGCCCGAGCCGGTCCGCTACGAACGCCCGGTGCAGGAGAAGCGGGCCGCCAAGGCCGAACGGGAACTGGCCCTGCTGGGCAAGGTCAACCCGCTCGCCCTGGAGGAGTTCGCGGCGCTGGAGGAGCGGTACAAGTTCCTCTCCGAGCAGTTGGAGGACCTCAAGGCGACCCGCCGGGACCTGCTCACCGTGGTCAAGGACGTCGACGAGCGGATTCTGGAGGTCTTCGCCAGCGCCTTCGCCGACACCGCCCGGGAGTTCGAGCAGGTCTTCACCGTGCTGTTCCCCGGTGGCGAGGGCCGGCTGATCCTCACCGACCCGGACGACCTGCTGACCACCGGCGTCGAGGTCGAGGCCCGCCCGCCGGGCAAGAAGATCAAACGGCTGTCGTTGCTCTCCGGCGGCGAGCGGTCGCTGACCGCCGTGGCGATGCTGGTGGCGATCTTCCGCGCCCGGCCGAGCCCGTTCTACATCATGGATGAGGTGGAGGCGGCCCTCGACGACGTGAACCTGGGCCGGCTGATCACCCTGCTGGCTCAGCTGCGGGAGAAGAGCCAGCTGATCGTCATCACGCACCAGAAGCGGACGATGGAGATCGCTGACGCGCTCTACGGTGTGACCATGCGCGGCGGAGTGACCCAGGTGATCAGTCAACGGCTCAACCGGGCCGACGGGGATGACGAGCGGCAGGGCCGCGGCGAGGAGAACGGGTAG
- a CDS encoding HAD-IA family hydrolase: MARERATALLVDFDGVLRRWDPAVAAAVEREYGLSAGVLGEIAMQWGRLQPVLTGQVSHADWMTSVADALTPSVGDPERARAAVAQWQRYRGEVDPEVLAFVRAARAAGIRVGLGTNATDLLDADLAALGLTGELDVVVNSSAIGVHKPAPEYFQAACAALDTPPARVLFVDDEDRAISGARAAGLSAYRWNGPADLRYLRAALAG; the protein is encoded by the coding sequence GTGGCTCGGGAACGCGCGACGGCGCTCCTGGTGGACTTCGACGGTGTGCTTCGGCGCTGGGACCCGGCGGTCGCCGCCGCCGTCGAGCGGGAGTACGGCCTTTCCGCCGGTGTGCTCGGCGAGATCGCCATGCAGTGGGGGCGGTTGCAACCGGTGCTGACCGGCCAGGTCAGCCACGCCGACTGGATGACAAGCGTGGCCGACGCGCTCACGCCGTCCGTGGGTGACCCCGAGCGGGCGCGGGCGGCGGTGGCGCAGTGGCAGCGTTATCGCGGTGAGGTCGACCCGGAGGTGCTGGCGTTCGTCCGTGCGGCGAGGGCCGCCGGCATCCGGGTCGGGCTCGGCACCAACGCCACCGACCTGCTCGACGCCGACCTGGCCGCGTTGGGCCTCACCGGCGAGCTGGACGTGGTGGTCAACTCCTCGGCCATCGGGGTGCACAAGCCGGCACCCGAGTATTTCCAGGCCGCCTGCGCGGCGCTGGACACGCCGCCGGCCCGGGTGCTCTTCGTCGACGACGAGGACCGGGCGATCAGTGGGGCCCGGGCCGCCGGGCTGTCGGCGTACCGCTGGAATGGTCCGGCCGACCTGCGCTACCTGCGCGCCGCCCTGGCCGGCTGA
- a CDS encoding DinB family protein has protein sequence MTWTAPAIDRTPEPYVGDERTMLAGWLDWHRQTLLLKCANLTAEQLRTASVAPSGLTLLGLVRHLAEVEAWWFRENVAGEQVDYPYYTPDDPDADLDVSAADAEADFATFHREVALARAAVIGRSLDETFTEVGPKQRTFNLRWVYVHMIEEYARHNGHADLIRERIDGVVGE, from the coding sequence ATGACTTGGACAGCACCGGCGATCGACCGCACCCCCGAGCCCTACGTCGGCGACGAGCGCACCATGCTGGCGGGCTGGCTGGACTGGCACCGGCAGACCCTCCTGCTCAAGTGTGCCAACCTCACCGCCGAGCAGTTGCGCACGGCCAGCGTGGCACCGTCCGGCCTCACCCTGCTCGGGCTGGTCCGGCATCTGGCCGAGGTGGAGGCCTGGTGGTTCCGGGAGAACGTCGCCGGTGAGCAGGTGGACTACCCCTACTACACGCCCGACGATCCGGACGCCGACCTCGACGTCAGTGCCGCCGACGCCGAGGCGGACTTCGCCACCTTCCACCGCGAGGTGGCGCTGGCCCGCGCCGCCGTCATCGGACGGTCGCTGGACGAGACGTTCACCGAGGTGGGTCCGAAACAGCGCACGTTCAACCTGCGCTGGGTCTACGTCCACATGATCGAGGAGTACGCCCGGCACAACGGGCACGCCGACCTGATTCGCGAGCGCATCGACGGCGTCGTCGGCGAGTGA